The following coding sequences lie in one Sediminitomix flava genomic window:
- a CDS encoding NTF2 fold immunity protein, whose translation MLNRILFITFFFFISFDTIAQDLDRYRMTESQASVYLQNALDDKKQHNFIGLESILDTEEIAISFAEMILMKVYGVNQIQDQRPYDAFQLDGYWIIKGTIPKQKRGGTFLIIICDKTCEIVRLTHRK comes from the coding sequence ATGCTAAATAGAATCCTTTTCATTACGTTCTTTTTCTTTATTTCATTCGATACAATTGCACAAGATTTAGATCGATATAGAATGACTGAAAGTCAAGCTAGTGTTTATTTACAAAATGCATTAGATGACAAAAAACAGCATAATTTTATAGGACTTGAATCGATTCTGGACACAGAAGAGATAGCTATCTCTTTCGCTGAAATGATTCTAATGAAAGTTTATGGCGTTAATCAGATTCAAGATCAAAGACCATATGATGCATTTCAATTGGATGGATATTGGATAATAAAGGGCACTATTCCGAAACAAAAACGTGGAGGAACATTTTTGATTATTATATGTGATAAAACTTGCGAAATCGTGAGATTAACGCATAGGAAGTGA